A single uncultured Acetobacterium sp. DNA region contains:
- a CDS encoding GGDEF domain-containing protein — protein MSQLNVYFKKTKLHFSKEKNLNQSVEDEVIAKNVSRLVFLVPAVGVVNLAHIFYFIINFTPTTLLEEKWVTGIVSIHAVSAVIALVLSLTLIHINKKKATPLHLKVIENFVAIFILMLGISLVSVDQYITTNITPFLVVCTVLGLFIIKRPTATIIQYSIALVSFFVLMSIFQIEPAILATNQLNGITFVAIGLCISLLFWHSERSAILQQRKITEQQHKLEAIAYYDNLTGLINRWKWLQYVDVELDKNQFPGKESCILLLDIDFFKRVNDQYGHPVGDQVLKQLAHILKNEVGSQGDTARWGGEEFIILLPGVSLSKSIEIGEQIRQGIAKIPFYVENHQIHITISLGATLLEKHCDFMHAYKRADQALYMAKNNGRNRLEYVVNPA, from the coding sequence ATGAGTCAATTAAACGTCTATTTCAAAAAAACAAAACTGCACTTTTCGAAAGAAAAGAATCTGAATCAATCCGTTGAAGATGAAGTGATTGCTAAAAATGTCAGCCGACTTGTTTTTCTTGTTCCGGCTGTTGGAGTTGTCAATCTGGCACACATTTTTTATTTTATCATCAATTTTACACCAACAACCCTCCTTGAAGAAAAATGGGTGACCGGAATTGTCTCCATTCATGCAGTTAGCGCCGTAATCGCGCTAGTTCTGTCACTTACTCTCATTCACATCAATAAAAAAAAGGCTACGCCTTTACATTTGAAAGTAATTGAAAATTTCGTAGCCATTTTTATTCTCATGCTCGGAATTTCACTGGTGTCAGTCGATCAGTATATCACCACCAATATCACCCCTTTTTTAGTGGTTTGTACCGTATTAGGGTTGTTTATCATTAAAAGGCCTACTGCAACAATTATTCAATATTCGATTGCATTGGTTTCTTTTTTTGTTCTAATGTCAATTTTCCAAATAGAGCCTGCCATTTTGGCAACCAATCAATTAAATGGTATCACCTTTGTTGCCATAGGCTTATGTATTTCCCTGCTATTCTGGCATTCGGAACGAAGCGCAATTCTACAACAAAGAAAAATTACAGAGCAACAGCATAAGTTGGAAGCGATCGCCTATTACGACAATTTGACGGGTTTGATAAATCGCTGGAAATGGCTTCAGTATGTGGATGTAGAACTGGATAAAAACCAGTTCCCGGGCAAAGAAAGCTGTATTCTATTACTGGATATCGATTTCTTCAAACGGGTTAATGATCAATATGGGCATCCCGTCGGCGACCAGGTCTTGAAGCAATTGGCACATATTCTTAAAAATGAAGTGGGCTCCCAAGGCGATACTGCCAGATGGGGCGGTGAAGAATTCATTATTCTTCTGCCTGGTGTATCGCTGTCAAAAAGCATCGAAATTGGCGAACAAATCCGACAGGGTATTGCCAAAATACCTTTTTATGTAGAGAATCATCAAATCCACATTACCATCAGCCTTGGTGCTACCTTGCTGGAGAAACATTGTGATTTTATGCATGCCTATAAACGTGCCGACCAAGCCCTCTATATGGCTAAAAATAATGGTCGAAATCGATTAGAATATGTCGTAAACCCTGCATAA
- a CDS encoding DUF2284 domain-containing protein, whose protein sequence is MNKGEIENIFLDKQFTDFKWIASDQIKVAQWVRIKCMYGCVSYGKKSACPPNTPSVPDCREFISEYKTAVIFHFREKIDNDKMLLQWCKATNKELLRIEKELFLLGYHKAFALLVDECNFCSDCVSERTGCKNKKMARPCTEAMAIDVYGTVRELDYPIAVLADKNETMNRYGILLID, encoded by the coding sequence ATGAATAAAGGTGAAATAGAAAACATATTTTTGGATAAACAATTCACTGATTTTAAATGGATCGCAAGTGACCAAATAAAAGTTGCTCAATGGGTTCGAATAAAATGTATGTATGGTTGCGTCAGTTACGGTAAGAAAAGTGCCTGTCCACCAAATACACCATCGGTACCAGACTGTCGGGAGTTTATTTCCGAATATAAAACAGCTGTTATTTTTCATTTTCGGGAAAAGATTGATAACGATAAGATGCTGCTCCAATGGTGCAAAGCTACCAATAAAGAATTGCTGCGAATTGAAAAGGAATTATTTCTGCTTGGCTATCATAAAGCATTTGCACTGTTGGTAGATGAATGTAATTTTTGTTCAGACTGTGTGTCGGAACGAACCGGGTGTAAAAACAAAAAAATGGCAAGGCCCTGTACCGAAGCAATGGCCATTGACGTCTATGGAACGGTTCGGGAACTTGATTATCCCATTGCGGTGTTAGCTGATAAGAATGAAACCATGAATCGATATGGAATTTTGCTTATTGATTAA
- a CDS encoding flavodoxin family protein, which translates to MQKENYLMAAARGKCLIIIHSYHHNNTAKIADVFAEVLHAPVKRTDQVTLEELEDYDLIGFGAGIDSGSHYKELLDLADQLPEVCKKSCFIFSTSAIMGEAKVAKDHSALRQKLKSKGYIVKGEFSCKGFNTNSFLKFFGGMNKGRPNSEDLRNAEEFALSLE; encoded by the coding sequence ATGCAGAAAGAAAATTATTTGATGGCCGCCGCGCGAGGAAAGTGTCTGATTATTATCCATTCGTATCATCACAACAATACCGCAAAAATTGCTGATGTATTTGCTGAAGTATTACATGCCCCGGTAAAAAGAACGGATCAGGTCACCCTGGAAGAACTTGAGGATTATGACCTGATTGGCTTTGGAGCGGGTATCGACAGTGGAAGTCACTATAAAGAATTGCTGGATCTGGCTGATCAATTGCCGGAAGTGTGCAAAAAGTCTTGCTTTATCTTCTCTACCAGTGCGATTATGGGAGAAGCTAAGGTAGCAAAAGATCATTCGGCACTAAGACAGAAGCTCAAGTCAAAAGGCTACATCGTAAAAGGGGAGTTTAGCTGTAAGGGTTTTAACACCAACAGTTTTCTCAAATTCTTTGGGGGAATGAACAAAGGCAGACCAAACAGTGAGGATTTAAGGAATGCAGAGGAATTTGCGTTGAGCCTCGAATGA
- a CDS encoding cation:dicarboxylase symporter family transporter, with protein MKVKKFFTLSLESIDDSYDFVQKLLLKYNCSKSDIVRAQLFVEETIVHWQKGAQENETFEISLSKRFKTFTLSLNYRGNQSDPLTLPEDVDDPEFNLIGQNILIGLSAVTYSYENGCNNVSYTLKAKTANPALKTAIALVAGIFCGLAFQYLSPTIGLWLANTILKPLIGTFFGFINALVVPVLFLSTIGSIFNMDNMAQMKRIFRSLLSWSLGIMLVSSAISLLAAGLFFVSEGSATSGGGSGDLWNQIGAMVFGIIPTNILQPFLDGNTLQIMFLAIVSGIVMLTLKGRFPTITKIITEGNLIFITILDAVCDMMPVIIFINILNMIIAGNSGALLGSIGLIGMMLVPLLALVVILLLSVALIEKMNPVTYFKSAGSFLLIAFSTGSSSATFASHTLIASVKQNVRDYVISFSIPVGALFNKQFAIPIWVLISLFIANIYGLSFTMAEIVPVVILCMILSVAVPPSPGIGPFLFTIIFNLLNIPLEGLALAVTIAIFMNYPATAGHVMVTNIGMLHTEHLLCAKEIKAEYKEPVPLG; from the coding sequence ATGAAAGTTAAGAAATTTTTCACCCTTAGTTTAGAGAGTATTGATGATTCCTATGACTTTGTTCAGAAGCTGCTGCTTAAGTACAATTGCTCAAAAAGCGACATCGTCCGGGCCCAGCTTTTCGTAGAAGAGACCATTGTCCACTGGCAGAAAGGGGCTCAGGAAAATGAAACCTTCGAAATATCCCTGAGTAAGCGATTTAAAACGTTCACGCTGTCTTTAAATTACCGGGGGAACCAATCCGATCCGCTGACGCTGCCTGAAGACGTGGATGATCCGGAGTTCAATCTCATTGGTCAGAATATTTTAATCGGATTATCCGCGGTTACCTACTCCTACGAAAATGGCTGTAACAATGTGTCATACACATTAAAAGCAAAAACAGCCAACCCGGCGCTGAAAACAGCCATTGCGCTTGTTGCTGGGATTTTTTGCGGTCTGGCATTTCAATATTTGTCCCCAACCATCGGACTTTGGCTTGCCAACACCATCCTAAAACCCCTAATCGGAACTTTTTTTGGATTTATTAACGCTTTAGTGGTTCCCGTGCTGTTTCTTTCCACCATCGGCAGCATTTTCAACATGGACAATATGGCTCAGATGAAGCGCATCTTTCGGAGCTTACTGAGCTGGTCGCTGGGCATCATGCTGGTGTCCTCGGCAATTTCCCTTTTGGCGGCCGGGTTATTCTTCGTCAGTGAGGGTTCCGCCACATCAGGTGGCGGGTCTGGTGACTTATGGAACCAAATTGGAGCAATGGTGTTTGGCATCATCCCGACCAATATCCTCCAGCCTTTTTTAGATGGCAACACCCTTCAAATTATGTTCCTCGCCATTGTCAGTGGAATTGTAATGCTTACCCTTAAAGGGCGATTTCCCACTATAACCAAAATCATTACCGAAGGCAATTTAATTTTCATAACCATATTAGATGCCGTTTGTGACATGATGCCCGTGATTATATTTATCAACATCTTGAATATGATAATCGCCGGTAACAGTGGTGCTCTTTTGGGATCGATCGGTTTGATTGGCATGATGTTAGTGCCACTTCTTGCTCTGGTGGTGATTTTGCTGCTAAGTGTGGCATTAATTGAAAAAATGAACCCCGTTACCTATTTTAAATCAGCCGGTTCATTTTTACTGATTGCCTTTTCCACTGGTAGCTCAAGTGCCACCTTTGCCAGCCATACCTTGATTGCTTCTGTCAAACAGAACGTCAGAGATTACGTGATTAGTTTTTCAATTCCAGTCGGGGCACTCTTTAACAAACAGTTTGCAATCCCCATATGGGTATTAATATCCCTGTTTATAGCCAACATTTATGGGCTATCGTTTACCATGGCGGAAATCGTTCCCGTGGTCATCCTCTGTATGATTCTCTCTGTTGCGGTGCCACCGTCTCCAGGGATTGGTCCGTTTCTTTTCACCATTATTTTCAACCTCCTGAATATTCCCCTGGAGGGCTTGGCACTGGCCGTAACCATTGCCATATTTATGAATTACCCGGCCACTGCCGGCCATGTGATGGTTACCAATATCGGTATGCTGCACACCGAACACCTGCTTTGTGCAAAGGAAATCAAGGCTGAGTATAAAGAGCCTGTACCCTTAGGATAA
- a CDS encoding phosphatase PAP2 family protein has translation MKQKIAASISLIAHPLITISIFILVVMFSYEEFNKALFISFLLVGCVIVPSTIRNYLKTKNGQYTNFDVSVKSQRNSMYIFAITLLVIINCVLFFTKQSEGLFLGALFALVLLIVSYLVNFFIKCSGHVSLTIYLAFLIMPINLMIGIIVLLFSGLIGWSRVELKRHTPKEVYTGAVIGFTIGLLMLVTEGFI, from the coding sequence ATGAAACAGAAAATTGCTGCATCTATTTCGCTGATAGCGCACCCTTTAATTACCATTTCAATTTTTATTTTAGTGGTTATGTTTTCTTATGAAGAATTTAATAAAGCTTTATTTATCTCATTTTTACTTGTCGGATGTGTCATTGTTCCATCAACCATCAGAAATTATCTAAAAACAAAAAATGGACAATACACAAACTTTGATGTTTCAGTAAAAAGCCAACGCAATTCGATGTATATATTTGCAATCACACTTTTAGTGATTATCAATTGCGTCTTATTTTTTACAAAACAATCAGAAGGTTTATTTCTAGGAGCATTGTTTGCATTAGTGCTGTTAATTGTTTCGTATCTGGTTAATTTTTTTATAAAATGCTCTGGGCACGTATCTCTGACAATTTATCTCGCATTTTTGATTATGCCAATAAATCTGATGATTGGCATCATTGTGCTGCTTTTTTCTGGACTTATTGGCTGGTCAAGAGTTGAATTAAAAAGACATACGCCAAAAGAAGTCTACACGGGAGCTGTTATCGGATTTACGATCGGACTGTTAATGCTCGTGACGGAAGGATTTATTTAG
- a CDS encoding TnpV protein has translation MKSDHVTINNSLTPVIQNQYYGKVNGTLDAFQIISQSEIGKYEALRYRYLKEHKKSLFMELLFQDKLCEHLRTVEQSARNRLDQIMGCLLARHPAPDPKTCTMAWVWHMNQLKEQAHAIVVQELIYN, from the coding sequence ATGAAATCGGATCACGTCACAATAAACAATTCCCTTACCCCAGTCATTCAAAACCAGTATTACGGCAAAGTAAATGGTACCCTTGATGCGTTTCAAATCATCAGCCAGTCGGAAATCGGAAAATATGAGGCGTTACGTTACCGTTATCTCAAAGAGCATAAGAAAAGCTTATTTATGGAACTGCTTTTCCAGGATAAACTCTGTGAACACCTGCGGACGGTCGAGCAGTCGGCCCGCAATCGGCTGGATCAGATCATGGGGTGCCTGCTGGCCAGACATCCGGCACCTGACCCGAAAACCTGCACGATGGCCTGGGTATGGCACATGAACCAGCTCAAAGAACAGGCTCATGCCATTGTCGTTCAGGAACTGATTTATAACTGA
- a CDS encoding alpha/beta hydrolase, whose amino-acid sequence MGKIIAGRYDYLKKRKVIMIVSGILVVLAVVIAIKFNLELKKASERFETYQNKAETVETSYGRITYIDEGAGEVILSCHGICGGYDQAYDTLSDKTDNYRVIAPSRFGYPGSDVAENPSIDSQVETFVELLDTLNIDKVYVLGTSAGGAVAIKFALLHPERTKGLILYCSGYPAIEKPANEATYVGPPAALCYDFPMWFFSPLFEPLMGMDSDTIGLIMPLSERHDGIVLDAKIANTDMDNHYEQYDMSKLSVPVLIVHAEDDKLADYSKAALWSEKIPNCTFVSCKTGGHLMTGNSGKIEEAFNRFIHVD is encoded by the coding sequence TTGGGAAAAATTATAGCAGGCAGGTATGATTATTTGAAGAAGAGAAAAGTTATCATGATTGTTAGCGGAATCTTAGTTGTATTGGCGGTTGTGATCGCAATAAAATTTAATCTCGAATTGAAAAAAGCGTCTGAACGATTTGAAACATACCAGAATAAAGCAGAAACCGTTGAAACATCATATGGCAGAATAACCTATATTGATGAAGGGGCGGGCGAAGTCATCCTGAGCTGTCATGGTATCTGCGGCGGCTACGATCAAGCCTATGATACACTTTCGGATAAAACCGATAATTATCGAGTGATCGCTCCTTCTCGATTTGGATATCCCGGGAGTGATGTGGCTGAGAATCCAAGTATCGATAGTCAAGTAGAAACCTTTGTCGAACTATTGGATACATTGAATATTGATAAGGTTTATGTGCTTGGCACATCGGCTGGAGGAGCAGTTGCAATTAAATTTGCGCTTTTACATCCAGAACGCACTAAGGGCTTGATCTTATACTGCTCTGGTTATCCGGCAATTGAAAAGCCAGCCAACGAAGCAACGTATGTTGGGCCACCTGCAGCACTATGTTATGACTTTCCAATGTGGTTTTTTAGTCCGTTATTTGAACCACTGATGGGGATGGATAGTGATACAATCGGATTAATTATGCCATTAAGTGAAAGACACGATGGCATTGTTTTAGATGCAAAAATTGCCAATACCGATATGGATAATCATTATGAACAATATGATATGAGCAAATTGAGCGTGCCCGTATTAATTGTGCATGCAGAAGATGATAAATTGGCGGATTATAGTAAAGCTGCCTTATGGTCAGAGAAAATACCAAATTGTACGTTTGTGTCATGTAAAACGGGAGGACATTTAATGACGGGAAATTCAGGGAAAATCGAGGAGGCATTTAATCGTTTTATTCATGTCGATTAG
- a CDS encoding TetR/AcrR family transcriptional regulator yields MKTKERILNISLELFAQKGFSGVSVRDIASAVGVRESALYKHFKNKQDILDSIMVIMKERIELVYQENEVPEVMTEDVAQAYQELSLEKLCEISWNLFSLFTKDPVVSNYRRLLMREQFGNKQAARQYGESYLLGVVHKQSKTFAKLVEGKLFREENPEIIALQFYGPILLLFQQYDCNPENEEQIKIYLNEHIRAFGKNYSRQV; encoded by the coding sequence ATGAAAACTAAGGAACGAATATTGAATATTTCTTTGGAGTTGTTTGCACAGAAAGGTTTTTCGGGAGTATCCGTAAGAGACATTGCAAGTGCAGTAGGCGTACGTGAAAGCGCATTATATAAGCATTTCAAAAACAAACAAGATATTTTAGACAGTATTATGGTGATCATGAAAGAGCGAATCGAATTGGTTTATCAGGAAAATGAAGTTCCCGAGGTCATGACTGAAGATGTCGCTCAGGCGTATCAGGAATTATCGCTTGAAAAATTATGTGAAATATCCTGGAATCTGTTTTCTCTTTTTACTAAGGATCCGGTGGTATCAAATTATCGAAGATTATTAATGAGAGAACAGTTTGGTAATAAACAGGCAGCCAGGCAGTATGGTGAATCCTATTTGTTAGGGGTGGTTCATAAGCAAAGCAAGACTTTCGCAAAGCTAGTTGAAGGCAAATTGTTTAGGGAAGAAAATCCGGAAATAATTGCGCTTCAATTTTATGGTCCGATTCTTTTACTGTTTCAACAATACGACTGTAATCCCGAGAATGAAGAACAGATTAAGATTTACTTAAATGAACATATAAGAGCATTTGGGAAAAATTATAGCAGGCAGGTATGA
- a CDS encoding phosphatase PAP2 family protein, with protein sequence MKKSIKPINTDKPENAAVAAVKDKTPAPVESRRKAHLFQLGLGIMLVAFAVLTFLVITVPSFTIDLTISTGLQLINNPVFSGLMTVISWVGNSPQSLIVMAVIIVTLFALGYRWESTVALVIAVIVPLLNFLIKTLVHRPRPGVDLIHVVNVLSSYSFPSGHVMFYTSFFGFVCFLTYTLLKPFWIRTLLFIIFGSHIVLVGISRIYLGRHWASDVLGAYLLGGLCLIAGIHFYRWGKPRFFVRP encoded by the coding sequence ATGAAAAAATCGATCAAACCCATTAACACTGATAAACCTGAAAATGCTGCTGTGGCAGCGGTTAAAGACAAGACTCCCGCCCCCGTTGAAAGTCGGAGAAAAGCCCATTTGTTTCAACTGGGTCTTGGAATCATGCTTGTCGCTTTTGCGGTTTTGACATTCTTAGTGATTACCGTTCCTTCATTTACGATTGATTTAACTATTTCGACTGGTTTGCAATTGATCAATAATCCGGTCTTTTCCGGGCTGATGACCGTCATAAGCTGGGTTGGGAATTCACCGCAATCGTTGATAGTAATGGCCGTTATTATTGTGACTCTTTTTGCTCTGGGGTATCGGTGGGAGTCCACCGTCGCTTTGGTCATCGCGGTGATTGTTCCATTACTCAACTTTCTCATAAAAACTTTGGTTCACCGTCCTCGTCCGGGCGTGGATCTGATTCACGTAGTCAATGTCCTCAGTAGCTATAGTTTCCCTAGCGGGCATGTCATGTTTTATACAAGTTTTTTCGGATTTGTCTGTTTCCTGACTTATACACTGCTCAAACCATTCTGGATACGAACTTTGCTGTTTATTATCTTTGGCAGTCACATTGTTCTGGTTGGAATATCTCGCATTTATCTTGGCCGGCACTGGGCCAGTGATGTATTAGGTGCATATCTATTGGGAGGGTTATGTCTTATTGCAGGTATTCATTTTTACCGTTGGGGAAAACCGCGCTTTTTTGTTCGGCCATAA
- a CDS encoding diacylglycerol kinase family protein — MEVLKTNVLPMRIKLIFNPGSGSNDDSPQQMLTVIKEMQAWKFVPEIYLIEPDCNLREVVEEAIAQGIDLFVVCGGDGTVTAVTKAIVGSTATLGIVPTGTQNNVALSLGIPTDIPAAIAILRQGQSLKIDLGMVTCNNVSTPFIELCSVGLFSTLFPSGDDIQHGNIARIGDFLGILTTSPPSEIHLILDDNREISELGHAALISNMPYIGRHYKVGALDAYHDGLLDVLFFSDLSKLDLIAYILNGVGTDSQEDPRIKHYRVREVVIDTEPSMSVMADGISLGEGSVRIEVQRQALTVMVGSTESNEGQ; from the coding sequence ATGGAAGTTCTAAAAACAAACGTTCTGCCAATGCGCATTAAACTCATCTTTAATCCTGGTTCTGGATCAAATGACGACTCACCCCAACAAATGCTGACTGTGATTAAAGAAATGCAAGCCTGGAAGTTTGTCCCTGAAATCTATTTAATAGAGCCAGACTGTAACTTGAGGGAAGTGGTCGAAGAAGCCATTGCCCAAGGAATTGATCTGTTTGTTGTTTGTGGCGGGGATGGCACCGTCACTGCTGTCACTAAGGCGATAGTCGGTTCAACCGCTACGCTTGGCATTGTCCCCACCGGAACTCAGAACAATGTAGCCCTTAGCCTGGGCATCCCCACTGATATTCCGGCTGCAATCGCCATTCTCAGACAGGGGCAGAGTTTAAAAATAGATCTCGGCATGGTCACGTGCAACAATGTCAGCACACCTTTTATAGAGCTTTGCTCGGTGGGATTGTTTTCGACGCTTTTCCCCTCCGGGGATGATATCCAGCATGGCAACATCGCTCGTATCGGTGATTTTCTGGGAATCCTAACGACTTCGCCGCCCTCTGAAATACATCTTATTCTGGACGATAATCGGGAAATCAGCGAGTTGGGTCATGCAGCATTAATTTCAAACATGCCCTATATTGGTCGTCATTATAAAGTCGGTGCTCTTGATGCCTATCATGATGGCTTACTGGATGTATTGTTTTTTTCCGATCTATCCAAACTCGATTTGATCGCTTATATTCTTAACGGTGTGGGCACCGATAGCCAGGAGGATCCCCGGATTAAGCATTACCGTGTGCGTGAAGTTGTCATTGACACTGAACCATCAATGTCGGTGATGGCTGATGGCATCAGTCTGGGAGAGGGTTCCGTGCGAATCGAAGTACAGCGACAAGCATTAACCGTAATGGTCGGATCGACAGAGTCAAATGAGGGGCAATAA
- a CDS encoding phosphatase PAP2 family protein: MRGNNQDKFVKDQGLKPTEESPLPELEIDGRWKKIITGIRHIPPVYWLILVAISFVLFLIFVPNYIWIILLGVVKNQKTLIILVLIFTLITISLIWSVGQRIDVWVFTYFNMHGRHKSWLDWLMLFFTQLGSGIFAMIVATILYFSGYNLLAYAFALGTLSLWLAVAFIKVLIHRTRPYKKIENSRIVGSQAKGSSFPSGHTSQSFFMATFLLHYFHANFFIWIAVYLMAFFVGITRIYVGMHYPRDVLGGAMLGIAWGLLGVILNNSF; encoded by the coding sequence ATGAGGGGCAATAATCAGGATAAGTTCGTAAAAGACCAAGGGTTAAAACCGACTGAAGAAAGCCCATTGCCTGAGCTTGAAATTGACGGAAGATGGAAGAAAATCATCACGGGAATACGTCACATTCCACCTGTTTACTGGCTCATCCTCGTTGCCATTTCCTTTGTTTTATTTCTTATATTTGTTCCGAATTATATATGGATCATTTTATTAGGGGTGGTAAAAAACCAAAAAACGCTGATTATCCTGGTGCTGATTTTTACCTTAATTACCATTTCTCTTATATGGTCGGTTGGTCAGCGCATTGATGTCTGGGTTTTTACCTATTTTAATATGCATGGTCGCCACAAGTCCTGGCTTGATTGGCTGATGCTGTTTTTTACTCAGCTTGGTAGTGGGATTTTTGCTATGATTGTTGCTACTATTTTATATTTTTCAGGGTATAATCTCCTTGCATATGCCTTTGCATTGGGCACGTTATCATTATGGTTGGCGGTTGCCTTTATAAAAGTACTTATCCATCGAACCCGGCCCTATAAGAAGATTGAAAATAGTCGAATTGTCGGGTCCCAAGCCAAGGGCAGTTCTTTTCCAAGTGGGCATACCAGTCAGTCCTTCTTCATGGCAACTTTTTTATTACACTATTTTCACGCCAACTTTTTTATCTGGATCGCTGTATATCTGATGGCTTTTTTTGTTGGCATCACCCGTATTTATGTCGGCATGCACTACCCCCGGGATGTGCTCGGAGGTGCTATGCTGGGAATCGCCTGGGGACTTTTAGGCGTGATTCTTAATAATTCATTTTGA
- a CDS encoding DUF3786 domain-containing protein, with protein sequence MLNDTTNNYLKACENWRLKFIAMDKQQLMEKLPELKSEEDYLTLKLFGQKFGVHSQTGAIVTIEDFKPASIVSQLNIFTLFGFVKPGAQFKDKWVPFRELNGAAPFTKAFEKHVLEPFAETFTGQIEKLSSACEILGGVKLSHSDVGYCLNSFDCIPINFLFWDGDDEFPAQGNILYDLSATDFIHVESTVSLAIEGIERLAEVAQVDIKGPLFHM encoded by the coding sequence ATGTTAAACGATACAACCAATAACTATCTAAAAGCCTGCGAAAACTGGCGATTAAAATTTATTGCCATGGACAAACAACAGCTCATGGAAAAATTACCGGAACTTAAGAGCGAGGAAGATTATCTCACTTTGAAACTCTTCGGACAAAAATTTGGAGTTCATTCCCAAACTGGCGCAATTGTGACTATTGAAGATTTTAAACCAGCTTCAATTGTCAGCCAACTAAATATCTTCACCCTTTTCGGTTTTGTTAAACCGGGTGCCCAGTTCAAGGATAAATGGGTTCCCTTTAGAGAATTAAATGGCGCTGCCCCGTTTACAAAAGCCTTTGAAAAACATGTGCTAGAGCCGTTTGCCGAGACTTTTACCGGACAGATCGAAAAGCTTTCGAGCGCCTGCGAAATTCTTGGCGGTGTCAAACTTTCACACTCGGATGTCGGCTATTGCTTAAACTCATTTGACTGTATTCCCATAAACTTTCTTTTTTGGGATGGTGATGATGAATTTCCAGCCCAAGGAAACATCCTTTACGATCTGAGTGCCACCGATTTTATCCATGTGGAAAGCACCGTCAGCCTTGCCATTGAAGGTATTGAACGGTTGGCTGAAGTGGCCCAGGTCGATATCAAGGGACCTCTCTTTCATATGTAG